A DNA window from Bradyrhizobium barranii subsp. barranii contains the following coding sequences:
- a CDS encoding FkbM family methyltransferase, producing MTPDNAPSSAPFGAFAPNAAQAAIIRLAQQSGLKRGAFRPWMSRLVNLMRGGPIDVQYQGASFRFYHQGSATERGALFNPDYNLDELDFLRRHTPTGGTFVDVGANVGTFALVMAQQVGTNGKVVAIEPHPMTFGRLSFNHAASKTTQVRLVQAAAGDSDGELMIESGGGNLGATHVVTGTASAEAIKVPSLRLTRILDEAGVGQVDSLKIDVEGFEDRVLIGFFRDAPQSLWPRAVVIEHLSQNEWQQDCIADMVARGFAIARKTRSNTFLSR from the coding sequence TTGACGCCCGACAACGCCCCTTCGTCCGCGCCGTTTGGCGCGTTTGCGCCGAACGCGGCGCAGGCTGCGATCATCCGCCTTGCGCAACAGTCGGGGCTGAAGCGCGGTGCGTTCCGCCCGTGGATGTCGCGGCTGGTCAACCTGATGCGCGGCGGGCCGATCGATGTGCAGTACCAGGGCGCCTCGTTCCGCTTCTATCACCAGGGCAGCGCGACCGAGCGCGGCGCGCTGTTCAATCCCGACTACAATCTCGACGAGCTCGACTTCCTGCGCCGGCACACCCCAACAGGCGGCACGTTCGTCGACGTCGGCGCCAATGTCGGGACCTTTGCCCTGGTGATGGCGCAGCAGGTCGGCACCAATGGCAAGGTGGTCGCGATCGAACCGCATCCGATGACGTTTGGACGGCTCTCGTTCAATCACGCCGCGTCGAAGACGACGCAGGTCCGCCTGGTACAGGCTGCCGCCGGTGACAGCGACGGCGAGCTCATGATCGAGAGCGGCGGCGGCAATCTCGGCGCCACGCACGTCGTCACCGGCACGGCCAGCGCGGAGGCCATCAAGGTGCCGTCGCTGCGGCTGACGCGCATTCTGGACGAGGCCGGCGTCGGCCAGGTCGATTCGCTCAAGATCGACGTCGAAGGGTTTGAGGACCGCGTGCTGATCGGCTTCTTCCGCGACGCGCCGCAATCGCTGTGGCCGCGCGCGGTGGTGATCGAGCATCTGTCACAAAACGAATGGCAGCAGGATTGTATCGCTGACATGGTCGCGCGCGGCTTTGCGATCGCGCGCAAGACACGGAGCAATACGTTCCTGTCGCGCTAA
- the sdhA gene encoding succinate dehydrogenase flavoprotein subunit, which yields MATATNGKGNGAPATNGKAYPIEDHTYDVVVVGAGGAGLRAVVGCSEAGLRTACITKVFPTRSHTVAAQGGISASLGNMHKDDWRWHMYDTVKGSDWLGDQDAIEYMVRNAPEAVYELEHWGVPFSRTEDGKIYQRPFGGMTMDYGKGQAQRTCAAADRTGHAMLHTMYGQSLRHAAEFFIEFFAIDLIMDDQGTCRGVIALKLDDGTLHRFRAQTVILATGGYGRAYASCTSAHTCTGDGGGMVLRAGLPMQDMEFVQFHPTGIYGSGCLVTEGARGEGGYLVNSEGERFMERYAPSAKDLASRDVVSRAMTIEIREGRGVGKKKDHIFLHLDHLDPAVLAERLPGISESAKIFANVDVTREPIPIVPTVHYNMGGIPTNYHGEVLTKKDGDDNAIIPGLMAIGEAACVSVHGANRLGSNSLIDLVVFGRAAALRLADKLTPNAKQPELPANSSELALGRLDHYRYASGGTPTAKLREGMQHVMQNNCAVFRTGDILSEGQNLIEKVHSGITDIAVSDRSLVWNSDLIETLEFDNLISQAVLTMDSAANRTESRGAHAREDFSARDDKNWMKHTLAWLDDKGKVKIEYRPVHDYTMTNDVQYIPPKARVY from the coding sequence ATGGCCACAGCGACGAATGGCAAGGGCAACGGCGCTCCCGCCACCAACGGCAAAGCCTATCCGATCGAAGACCACACCTATGACGTCGTCGTGGTCGGCGCCGGCGGCGCGGGCCTGCGCGCCGTGGTCGGCTGCAGCGAAGCCGGTCTGCGCACCGCCTGCATCACCAAGGTGTTTCCGACCCGCTCGCACACGGTTGCGGCGCAGGGCGGCATCTCGGCCTCACTCGGCAACATGCACAAGGACGATTGGCGCTGGCACATGTACGACACCGTGAAGGGGTCGGACTGGCTGGGTGACCAGGACGCGATCGAGTACATGGTGCGCAACGCGCCCGAGGCCGTTTACGAGCTCGAGCATTGGGGCGTGCCGTTCTCGCGCACCGAGGACGGCAAGATCTACCAGCGTCCGTTCGGCGGCATGACCATGGACTACGGCAAGGGCCAGGCGCAGCGCACCTGCGCCGCCGCCGACCGCACCGGCCACGCCATGCTGCACACGATGTACGGCCAGTCGCTGCGCCACGCGGCCGAGTTCTTCATCGAGTTCTTCGCCATCGACCTGATCATGGACGACCAGGGCACCTGCCGCGGCGTCATCGCGCTCAAGTTGGATGACGGCACGCTGCACCGCTTCCGCGCCCAGACCGTGATCCTGGCAACCGGCGGCTACGGCCGCGCCTACGCCTCCTGCACCTCGGCACACACCTGTACCGGCGACGGCGGCGGCATGGTGCTGCGCGCCGGCCTGCCGATGCAGGACATGGAGTTCGTCCAGTTCCACCCGACCGGCATTTACGGCTCGGGCTGTCTCGTCACCGAAGGCGCGCGCGGCGAAGGCGGCTATCTCGTCAATTCCGAGGGCGAGCGCTTCATGGAGCGCTATGCGCCGTCCGCGAAGGACCTCGCCTCACGCGACGTCGTCTCGCGCGCGATGACGATCGAGATCCGCGAAGGCCGCGGCGTCGGCAAGAAGAAGGACCACATCTTCCTGCATCTCGACCATCTCGATCCCGCGGTGCTCGCCGAGCGCCTGCCGGGCATCTCCGAATCCGCAAAAATCTTCGCCAATGTCGACGTGACGCGCGAGCCGATCCCGATCGTGCCGACCGTGCACTACAACATGGGCGGCATCCCCACGAACTATCATGGCGAAGTGCTGACCAAGAAGGACGGCGACGACAACGCCATCATCCCGGGCCTGATGGCGATCGGCGAAGCCGCCTGCGTCTCCGTGCACGGCGCCAACCGCCTCGGCTCGAACTCGCTGATCGACCTCGTCGTGTTCGGCCGCGCGGCTGCGCTCCGTCTCGCCGACAAGCTCACGCCCAACGCCAAGCAGCCGGAGCTGCCGGCGAACTCGTCCGAGCTCGCACTCGGCCGCCTCGACCATTACCGCTACGCCTCCGGCGGCACGCCGACCGCGAAGCTGCGCGAGGGCATGCAGCACGTGATGCAGAACAATTGCGCGGTGTTCCGCACCGGCGACATCCTGAGCGAAGGCCAGAACCTGATCGAGAAGGTCCACAGCGGCATCACCGACATTGCCGTGTCAGACCGCTCGCTGGTGTGGAATTCCGACCTGATCGAGACGCTCGAGTTCGACAATCTGATCTCGCAGGCGGTGCTGACGATGGACTCCGCCGCCAACCGCACCGAGAGCCGCGGCGCGCACGCCCGCGAGGACTTCTCCGCGCGCGACGACAAGAACTGGATGAAGCACACGCTGGCCTGGCTCGACGACAAGGGCAAGGTCAAGATCGAGTACCGCCCCGTTCACGACTACACCATGACCAACGACGTGCAGTACATCCCGCCCAAGGCTCGCGTTTACTAA
- the sdhD gene encoding succinate dehydrogenase, hydrophobic membrane anchor protein, with amino-acid sequence MSATDTPKRSMRTPLGRVRNLGAAHSGTSDFWRQRITAVAMTLLMIPVLVIIMMLLGRNQAGAAQILGSLPIAVILLLFIAASAWHMKIGMQVVIEDYVHNEKLKLISIMLNNFFSIAVALASTYAILKLSSGV; translated from the coding sequence ATGAGCGCGACCGATACGCCCAAGCGCAGCATGCGCACCCCGCTCGGCCGCGTCCGCAATCTCGGCGCGGCGCATTCGGGTACGTCCGATTTCTGGCGCCAGCGCATCACCGCCGTCGCCATGACGCTGCTGATGATCCCGGTGCTCGTGATCATCATGATGCTGCTCGGCCGCAACCAGGCCGGCGCCGCGCAGATCCTCGGCTCGCTGCCGATCGCGGTGATCCTGCTGCTCTTCATCGCCGCCAGCGCCTGGCACATGAAGATCGGCATGCAGGTCGTGATCGAGGACTACGTCCACAACGAGAAGCTGAAGCTCATCTCGATCATGCTCAACAATTTCTTCTCGATCGCCGTGGCGCTCGCCTCGACCTACGCGATCCTCAAGCTTTCATCCGGAGTGTAA
- a CDS encoding succinate dehydrogenase iron-sulfur subunit, with translation MVEFALPKNSKITGGKTWPKPAGATDVREFRVYRWNPDDGKNPSVDTYYVDTHDCGPMVLDGLIWIKNNIDPSLTFRRSCREGVCGSCAMNIDGQNTLACTRSMHDVKDGAVKINPLPHQPVVKDLVPDLTNFYAQYASVEPWLKTTSPTPQKEWRQSHEDREKLDGLYECILCACCSTSCPSYWWNSDRYLGPAALLQANRWVSDSRDEATGERLDNLEDPFRLYRCHTIMNCAKACPKGLNPAEAIAELKLKMVERQI, from the coding sequence ATGGTTGAATTCGCACTTCCGAAGAACTCTAAGATCACCGGCGGCAAGACCTGGCCGAAGCCGGCCGGCGCGACAGACGTTCGCGAATTCCGCGTTTATCGCTGGAATCCGGACGACGGCAAGAATCCGAGCGTCGACACTTATTACGTCGACACCCATGATTGCGGTCCGATGGTGTTGGACGGCCTGATCTGGATCAAGAACAACATCGACCCGTCGCTGACCTTCCGCCGCTCCTGCCGTGAAGGCGTCTGCGGCTCCTGCGCGATGAACATCGACGGCCAGAACACGCTCGCCTGTACGCGCTCGATGCATGACGTCAAGGACGGCGCGGTCAAGATCAACCCGCTGCCGCACCAGCCGGTCGTGAAGGACCTCGTTCCTGACCTCACCAATTTCTACGCGCAGTACGCCTCGGTCGAACCGTGGCTGAAGACGACCTCGCCGACGCCGCAGAAGGAATGGCGCCAGAGCCATGAGGACCGCGAGAAGCTCGACGGCCTCTACGAGTGCATCCTCTGCGCCTGCTGCTCGACCTCGTGCCCGAGCTATTGGTGGAACAGCGATCGCTATCTCGGCCCGGCCGCCCTGCTCCAGGCCAACCGCTGGGTCTCCGACTCCCGCGACGAGGCGACCGGCGAGCGGCTCGACAATCTCGAGGACCCGTTCCGCCTCTACCGCTGCCATACCATCATGAACTGCGCCAAGGCCTGCCCGAAGGGCCTGAATCCGGCGGAAGCCATCGCCGAGCTCAAGCTCAAGATGGTCGAGCGCCAGATCTAG
- a CDS encoding sulfite exporter TauE/SafE family protein produces the protein MIAGLDIKEIVELALLLIATGALSGFLAGVFGIGGGAILVPVFYECFRIAGVPLEVRMPLCIGTSLAVIIPTSIRSFQAHYKRGAVDMSILRVWWLPIVIGVVAGSVIARYAPEKLFKIVFVCVAYSASARLIFAREGCKFGDDLPKGPLMRVYGFCVGILSTLMGIGGGLFSNLLMTFYGRPIHQAVATSSALAVLISIPGALGYIYAGWPAAATYPAVAALQIPFALGYVSLIGAVLVMPMSLVTAPLGVRAAHAMSKRTLEMAFGCYLFIVGSRFVMSLVGGQ, from the coding sequence GTGATTGCAGGTCTTGATATCAAGGAGATCGTCGAGCTCGCGCTGTTGCTGATCGCAACCGGCGCGCTGTCGGGATTCCTGGCCGGCGTGTTCGGCATTGGCGGCGGCGCGATTCTCGTGCCGGTGTTTTACGAATGCTTCCGCATCGCCGGCGTGCCGCTCGAAGTGCGCATGCCGCTCTGCATCGGCACCTCGCTCGCCGTGATCATCCCGACGTCGATCCGTTCGTTCCAGGCGCATTACAAGCGCGGCGCCGTCGACATGTCGATCCTGCGCGTGTGGTGGCTGCCGATCGTGATCGGCGTCGTCGCCGGCAGCGTCATCGCGCGCTACGCGCCAGAGAAGCTGTTCAAGATCGTGTTCGTCTGCGTCGCCTATTCCGCGTCGGCGCGTCTCATCTTCGCGCGCGAGGGCTGCAAGTTCGGCGACGACCTGCCCAAAGGGCCGCTGATGCGCGTCTACGGCTTCTGCGTCGGTATCCTCTCGACGCTGATGGGCATCGGCGGCGGCCTGTTCTCGAACCTGCTGATGACGTTCTACGGCCGGCCCATCCACCAGGCCGTGGCGACCTCGTCGGCACTCGCGGTCCTGATCTCGATCCCCGGCGCGCTCGGCTACATCTATGCCGGCTGGCCGGCGGCGGCGACCTATCCGGCCGTCGCAGCGCTGCAAATCCCGTTCGCGCTTGGCTACGTCTCGCTGATCGGCGCCGTGCTGGTGATGCCGATGAGCCTCGTGACAGCGCCGCTCGGCGTGAGAGCCGCGCATGCGATGTCGAAGCGAACGCTGGAGATGGCGTTCGGGTGCTATCTGTTCATCGTCGGAAGCCGGTTCGTGATGAGCTTGGTGGGCGGGCAGTAA
- a CDS encoding ABC transporter ATP-binding protein/permease, producing MHKPAAKREQGRKPPIVEIKGENGDEVTPPPPAVIEPDPALSPEEAEQVRKDYLLTRFWISARGFWGRNGDRLAWLYSIGLVVLIVLTVGFQYGINVWNRAIFDAIEKREAATVFHLTAVFFPLAIGSIVLGVAQVFARMGIQRRWRAWLTASVLTRWLANGRYYQLNLVGGDHKNPEYRIAEDLRVATDSPVDFLAGVTSALLSAVTFIIVLWTIGGALTVTLGGSAITIPGFLVIAAILYAAIASGSILVIGRRFVQVSEDKNQAEADFRYALTRVRENGESIALLGGEEEERGGIDRNFTNVLRQWARLAGQHMRTTLVSQGSSLVAPVVPLLLCAPKFLDGSMTLGQVMQAASAFTIVQSAFGWLVDNYPRLADWNACARRIASLMMSLDGLERAEQGDGLGRIKRGKTSNEAMLEMKDLSVTLDDGTAVVGETEVVIEPGERLLVAGESGTGKSTLVRAIAGLWPWGGGSVNFHPDRRLFMLPQRPYVPSGSLRRAVAYPGAEYDWTVEEIGEALHKVGLDHLKEKIEEEGPWDQTLSGGEKQRLAFARLLLHNPDIVVLDEATSALDEKSQDKMMQMVTDELPKATIVSVAHRVELEAFHSRKIVLERRKGGAKLVSDIDLIPRKGKRKLLGRFLRQRKAAPKKAA from the coding sequence ATGCACAAGCCGGCCGCAAAGCGCGAACAGGGCAGGAAGCCCCCCATTGTCGAAATCAAGGGCGAGAACGGCGACGAGGTCACGCCGCCGCCGCCGGCGGTTATTGAGCCCGATCCTGCACTCTCGCCCGAGGAGGCCGAGCAGGTTCGCAAGGACTATCTGCTGACGCGCTTCTGGATCAGCGCACGTGGCTTCTGGGGCCGCAACGGCGACCGGCTGGCGTGGCTCTACTCGATCGGCCTCGTCGTGCTGATCGTCCTCACCGTCGGCTTTCAATACGGCATCAATGTCTGGAATCGCGCGATCTTCGACGCCATCGAGAAGCGCGAGGCAGCCACCGTCTTCCATCTCACGGCGGTGTTCTTCCCGCTCGCGATCGGCAGCATCGTGCTCGGCGTGGCGCAGGTGTTCGCGCGCATGGGCATTCAGCGCCGCTGGCGCGCATGGCTCACGGCAAGTGTGCTGACGCGCTGGCTGGCCAATGGGCGCTATTATCAGCTCAACCTGGTCGGCGGCGACCACAAGAACCCGGAATACCGGATCGCCGAGGATCTGCGCGTTGCGACCGATTCCCCGGTCGATTTCCTCGCCGGCGTGACATCGGCGCTGTTGTCTGCGGTCACGTTCATCATCGTGCTCTGGACCATCGGCGGCGCGCTCACGGTCACGCTCGGCGGCTCCGCCATCACCATCCCCGGCTTCCTCGTCATCGCCGCGATCCTTTACGCCGCGATCGCCTCCGGTTCGATCCTGGTGATCGGCCGGCGCTTCGTGCAGGTCTCCGAGGACAAGAACCAGGCGGAGGCGGATTTCCGCTACGCGCTGACGCGCGTGCGCGAGAACGGCGAGAGCATCGCGCTGCTCGGCGGCGAGGAGGAGGAGCGCGGCGGCATCGACCGCAATTTCACCAACGTGCTGCGGCAGTGGGCGCGTTTGGCCGGCCAGCACATGCGCACAACGCTGGTCTCGCAAGGCTCGAGCCTTGTTGCTCCCGTGGTCCCACTCCTGCTCTGCGCGCCAAAATTCCTCGACGGCAGCATGACGCTCGGACAGGTGATGCAGGCGGCATCCGCCTTCACCATCGTGCAGAGCGCGTTCGGCTGGCTGGTCGATAATTATCCGCGGCTCGCCGACTGGAACGCCTGCGCGCGCCGCATCGCCTCGCTGATGATGTCGCTCGACGGCCTCGAGCGCGCCGAGCAGGGCGACGGCCTCGGCCGCATCAAGCGCGGCAAGACCAGCAACGAGGCCATGCTGGAGATGAAGGATCTCTCCGTCACGTTAGATGACGGCACCGCCGTGGTCGGCGAAACCGAGGTGGTGATCGAGCCGGGCGAGCGGCTGCTGGTCGCCGGTGAATCCGGCACCGGCAAGAGCACGCTGGTGCGCGCCATCGCGGGGCTCTGGCCATGGGGCGGCGGCAGCGTCAATTTCCATCCCGACCGCCGCCTGTTCATGCTGCCGCAGCGGCCTTACGTGCCGTCCGGCAGCTTGCGCCGCGCGGTCGCCTATCCCGGTGCCGAGTACGACTGGACCGTCGAGGAGATCGGCGAGGCCCTGCACAAGGTCGGCCTCGACCACCTCAAGGAGAAGATCGAGGAAGAGGGACCGTGGGACCAGACGCTGTCCGGCGGCGAGAAGCAGCGCCTCGCCTTCGCGCGGCTGCTGCTGCACAACCCCGACATCGTCGTGCTCGATGAAGCGACCTCCGCGCTCGACGAGAAGAGCCAGGACAAGATGATGCAGATGGTCACCGACGAGTTGCCGAAGGCGACCATCGTCAGTGTCGCCCATCGCGTCGAGCTGGAAGCCTTCCACAGCCGCAAGATCGTGCTGGAACGCCGCAAGGGCGGAGCAAAACTCGTCAGCGATATCGACCTGATCCCGCGCAAGGGCAAGCGCAAGCTGCTTGGGCGATTCCTGAGGCAGCGCAAGGCGGCGCCAAAAAAGGCGGCGTAA
- a CDS encoding hybrid sensor histidine kinase/response regulator, with the protein MQGAQRNSLRLLQWMMAASLALPIALFVFTSTISYTSTKDIADREIERTLDVAHEHALKVFETIDRSLAELNEVVRGLPDEVIRSREPALHRRLKRLTDALPQLKSAWIFDSNGKSLVNSLASPPQDLSFADRDYFYAHVDQNIGTFVGAALTPRPPYQGARFFGMSRRRETDDGSFIGVIQASVLPEYFESFYARIGSDPGSFFAMGRTDGVVLTHFPRLDRDFRLDPTGPVGQQIAAHPEHGLITIAWPSDGIERRVGYRRVAEYPIYVSAGLETAAIRARWLATMGQHLVFGIPATALLFLLLALAFRRTQHLHAEAAARREAEEALKHSQRLEALGQLTGGVAHDFNNLLTVIRASVDLLNRPQLSEERRQRYINAIADAVARAAKLTSQLLAFARRQTLKPEVFDVGERMQSLHDMLATLLGPAIEIGIRLPTEPCLVKADAGQFETALINMATNARDAMQGKGRITFAVQAAATIPDTLVHVSGSHDLAGGDGFVSVAVSDTGIGIPAARLGRIFEPFFTTKQIGQGTGLGLSQVFGFARQSGGEVTVESEVGQGSTFSLYLPRVPADLLPQRQAPNTAPAVAGSGMSVLLVEDNIELANFAADGLTELGYSITLVDNATDALAELTVDTDRFDVVFSDVVMPGMTGLDLAQAIRDRGIRVPIVLTTGYSQALSQDGAAGFDLVQKPYSIEELSRVLHRAARLRPVRDGAAE; encoded by the coding sequence GTGCAGGGTGCGCAACGCAACTCGCTGAGACTGTTGCAGTGGATGATGGCGGCATCCCTGGCGCTGCCGATTGCACTGTTCGTCTTCACCTCCACGATCTCCTACACATCGACGAAGGACATCGCCGACCGCGAGATCGAGCGCACGCTCGATGTCGCCCATGAGCACGCGCTCAAGGTGTTCGAGACCATCGACCGCAGCTTGGCCGAACTCAACGAAGTCGTGCGCGGCCTTCCCGACGAGGTCATCCGCTCGCGCGAACCGGCGCTGCATCGCCGCCTGAAACGGCTGACCGATGCGCTGCCGCAGCTCAAATCGGCCTGGATCTTCGACTCGAACGGGAAATCGCTGGTCAACAGCCTCGCCTCGCCACCGCAGGATCTGAGTTTTGCGGACCGCGATTACTTCTACGCCCATGTCGACCAGAACATTGGCACGTTCGTCGGCGCAGCCCTGACGCCGCGTCCGCCCTATCAGGGGGCACGCTTCTTCGGCATGAGCCGGCGCCGCGAAACCGACGATGGCAGCTTCATCGGCGTCATCCAGGCCTCCGTCCTGCCGGAATATTTCGAGAGCTTTTATGCCAGGATCGGCTCCGATCCCGGCAGCTTCTTCGCCATGGGACGCACGGACGGCGTGGTGCTCACCCATTTTCCCCGGCTCGACCGCGACTTCCGGCTCGATCCGACCGGGCCGGTCGGGCAGCAGATCGCCGCTCACCCCGAGCACGGCCTCATCACCATCGCCTGGCCCTCGGACGGAATCGAGCGGCGCGTCGGCTACAGGCGCGTCGCCGAATATCCGATCTATGTCAGCGCCGGGCTCGAGACCGCGGCGATCCGCGCGCGCTGGCTCGCCACCATGGGCCAGCATCTGGTGTTCGGCATTCCCGCCACGGCGCTGCTGTTTCTGCTGCTTGCGCTCGCGTTCCGGCGCACCCAGCATCTCCACGCCGAGGCCGCAGCGCGACGCGAGGCCGAGGAGGCGCTCAAGCACAGCCAGCGGCTGGAAGCGCTCGGCCAGCTCACCGGCGGTGTCGCGCACGACTTCAACAATCTCCTCACCGTGATCCGCGCCTCGGTCGACCTGTTGAACCGGCCGCAGCTGAGCGAGGAGCGGCGGCAGCGCTACATCAATGCCATTGCGGACGCGGTCGCGCGCGCCGCCAAGCTGACCTCGCAGCTGCTGGCGTTCGCGCGGCGCCAGACCCTGAAACCGGAAGTGTTCGACGTCGGGGAACGGATGCAGTCGCTGCACGACATGCTCGCCACGTTGCTCGGGCCGGCGATCGAGATCGGAATCCGGCTGCCGACCGAGCCCTGCCTCGTCAAGGCTGATGCCGGCCAGTTCGAGACGGCTCTGATCAACATGGCGACCAATGCGCGCGACGCCATGCAGGGCAAAGGCAGGATCACCTTCGCCGTGCAGGCGGCGGCGACCATACCCGATACATTGGTGCACGTTTCGGGCAGCCATGATCTTGCAGGCGGCGATGGTTTCGTCAGTGTCGCCGTCAGCGACACCGGCATCGGCATTCCCGCCGCACGATTGGGCCGCATCTTCGAACCGTTCTTCACCACCAAGCAGATCGGCCAGGGCACCGGTCTCGGCCTGTCGCAGGTATTCGGCTTCGCCCGGCAATCCGGCGGCGAGGTGACCGTCGAGAGCGAGGTCGGCCAGGGCAGCACCTTCTCACTCTATCTGCCGCGCGTGCCGGCGGACCTGCTGCCGCAGCGGCAGGCGCCCAACACCGCGCCGGCGGTGGCCGGCAGCGGCATGTCGGTGCTGTTGGTCGAAGACAATATCGAGCTCGCCAATTTCGCGGCCGACGGCCTCACCGAGCTCGGTTACAGCATCACTTTGGTGGACAACGCCACCGACGCGCTTGCCGAGCTCACCGTGGACACAGATCGCTTCGACGTCGTGTTCTCCGACGTGGTGATGCCCGGGATGACCGGGCTCGATCTTGCGCAGGCGATCCGCGATCGCGGCATCCGCGTGCCGATCGTGCTGACCACCGGCTACAGTCAGGCCCTGTCACAAGATGGCGCCGCCGGCTTCGATCTCGTGCAAAAGCCCTATTCGATCGAGGAATTGTCGCGGGTTCTCCATCGGGCCGCGAGGCTCCGGCCGGTCCGCGACGGCGCGGCCGAGTGA
- a CDS encoding VOC family protein has protein sequence MIDHLGFSVSDYERAKAFYAKALAPLDYSLIMEVTAEQTGHAPAAGFGANGKPDLWFGAEGAMNKPVHIAILAKDRATVDAFYKAAMAAGGRDNGAPGIRPHYHANYYGAFVLDPDGHNIEAVCHAPE, from the coding sequence ATGATCGACCATTTGGGTTTTTCGGTCTCCGACTATGAGCGCGCGAAAGCGTTCTACGCCAAGGCGCTGGCACCGCTCGATTACAGCCTGATCATGGAGGTAACGGCGGAGCAGACCGGCCACGCTCCGGCGGCAGGCTTTGGCGCCAACGGCAAGCCGGACCTCTGGTTCGGTGCCGAAGGCGCGATGAACAAGCCGGTGCATATCGCGATTCTCGCGAAGGATCGCGCCACGGTCGACGCCTTCTACAAGGCGGCCATGGCGGCCGGCGGTCGCGACAACGGCGCACCCGGCATCCGCCCGCATTATCATGCGAACTATTACGGCGCGTTCGTGCTCGACCCTGACGGACACAACATCGAGGCCGTCTGCCACGCGCCGGAATAG
- the sdhC gene encoding succinate dehydrogenase, cytochrome b556 subunit, with protein sequence MTARIERPLSPHMQVYRWTLTMALSIVHRATGIALYVGTLLLAWWLIAAASGPAAYSHVQAFTGSIIGRLIVFGYTWALMHHMLSGIRHFVWDLGYGFKPNEREALTWGALIGGIVLTVLIWIIAYAIGGGR encoded by the coding sequence ATGACCGCACGGATCGAACGACCGCTTTCCCCCCACATGCAAGTCTACCGCTGGACGCTGACGATGGCGCTGTCCATCGTCCATCGCGCCACCGGTATCGCGCTCTACGTCGGAACCCTGCTGCTGGCCTGGTGGCTGATCGCGGCGGCTTCCGGCCCCGCCGCCTATTCCCACGTCCAGGCCTTCACCGGCAGCATCATCGGCCGGCTGATCGTGTTCGGCTACACCTGGGCGCTGATGCACCATATGCTGAGCGGTATCCGGCACTTCGTGTGGGACCTCGGCTACGGCTTCAAGCCCAATGAGCGCGAGGCCCTGACCTGGGGCGCGCTGATCGGCGGCATCGTGCTCACGGTCCTGATCTGGATCATCGCCTATGCGATCGGAGGCGGACGATGA